A single genomic interval of Peromyscus leucopus breed LL Stock chromosome 7, UCI_PerLeu_2.1, whole genome shotgun sequence harbors:
- the Uba7 gene encoding ubiquitin-like modifier-activating enzyme 7 isoform X5: MDGELYSRQLYVLGLPAMQRIRGANVLLSGLRGLGAEVAKNLVLMGVGSLTLHDPHPTCWADLAAQFFLSEESLGRSRAEASHALLAQLNEAVQISVHTGDITEDLLLAFQVVVLTDSELEEQLKVGTFCHEHGVHFLVAETRGLVGRLFCDFGEDFTVEDPTEVEPVTAAIQDISQGLPGIVTLRGDTTRHPFNDGDLVTFSGIEGMVELNGYSPQPVRVQEDGSLEIGDTTAFSRYLRGGVVTEVKMPKTVRHKSLDIALLQPRVVAQNSQELQRAHCLHRAFHALHKFQQLHGRLPKPWDPVDAETVVGLAQGLEPLKGTKEESLDEALLRRIALSSAGTLSPMAAILGGVAAQEVLKAISRKFMPLDQWLYFDALECLPEDEALLPNPEDCRPRNCRYDGQIAVFGTGFQEKLSCQHYLLVGAGAIGCEMLKGFALVGLGVGANGGVTVADMDHIERSNLSRQFLFRPQDIGRPKAEVAVTAAQRLNPDLNVTSCTYPLDPTTEHIYGDDFFSRVNGVVAALDSFEARHYVAARCTHYLRPLLEAGTRGTRGSASVFVPNVTEAYKGPTSAAASEGASYPLCTLRYFPSTVEHILQWARDEFEGLFRQSAETINCYQETGTSVLAMDRTTLLRQVMGVLKMRPRTWQDCVVWALGHWQLCFRDGIVELLRHLPCDKPLFPQVLQDGTLFWSGSKRCPQPLQFDPNQGMHFLYVLAAANLYSQMHGLPGSRDQTALRELLRLLPEPDSAHPNLISADTLTPAELGPEQLKELQESLEDWSKGPPLKPVLFGKAMGAAPAPCTSSAPCGKGEDGSYPLTKPYKDQSVASSWPWGGTPPQSQHLRDRDATSALTLL, from the exons ATGGATGGGGAGCTGTACTCGAGGCAGCT GTATGTACTGGGGCTGCCTGCTATGCAGAGGATCCGGGGAGCCAATGTCTTGCTATCAGGCCTGCGGGGCCTAGGAGCtgaggtggccaagaacctggtGCTTATGGGTGTAGGCAGCCTCACCCTGCATGACCCCCATCCCACCTGCTGGGCTGACCTGGCTGCTCAG TTTTTCCTCTCAGAAGAGAGCTTGGGAAGGAGCAGAGCTGAGGCCTCTCACGCACTCTTGGCTCAGCTCAATGAAGCTGTCCAGATCTCCGTCCATACAGGTGACATCACTGAGGACCTCCTGCTGGCTTTCCAG GTAGTGGTGCTGACTGACTCCGAACTAGAGGAGCAGCTGAAGGTGGGAACCTTCTGCCACGAGCATGGAGTCCACTTCCTGGTGGCTGAAACCCGGGGCCTTGTCGG GCGGTTGTTCTGTGACTTTGGTGAGGACTTCACTGTTGAGGACCCTACAGAGGTAGAACCCGTGACCGCTGCCATCCAGGACATCTCCCAG GGGTTGCCTGGCATTGTCACTCTGCGAGGAGACACCACCAGACATCCCTTCAATGACGGGGACTTGGTGACTTTCTCAGGCATTGAAGGCATGGTTGAACTGAACGGTTACTCTCCCCAGCCTGTCCGTGTGCAGG AAGATGGGTCCTTGGAGATTGGAGACACAACAGCTTTCTCCCGTTACTTGCGTGGTGGGGTTGTCACTGAAGTCAAGATGCCCAAGACTGTGAGGCAT AAGTCCTTGGACATAGCTCTGCTGCAGCCCCGGGTGGTGGCCCAGAATTCTCAGGAACTACAACGTGCACACTGCCTGCATCGGGCCTTCCATGCACTGCACAAGTTCCAGCAACTTCACGGCCGGCTCCCCAAGCCCTGGGATCCC GTTGATGCGGAGACCGTGGTGGGCCTGGCCCAGGGCCTGGAGCCACTAAAAGGGACAAAAGAAGAATCGCTGGATGAGGCTCTACTTCGGAGAATTGCCCTGAGTAGTGCCGGTACCTTAAGCCCCATGGCAGCCATTCTAGGGGGCGTGGCTGCCCAGGAAGTCCTGAAG GCAATCTCCAGAAAGTTCATGCCCCTGGACCAGTGGCTGTACTTCGATGCCCTTGAATGTCTTCCAGAAGATGAGGCGCTCCTTCCCAATCCTGAGGACTGTCGTCCG AGAAACTGCAGATACGATGGGCAAATCGCTGTGTTTGGGACCGGTTTTCAGGAGAAACTGAGCTGCCAACACTATCTCTTG GTGGGAGCTGGTGCCATCGGCTGTGAGATGCTCAAAGGTTTTGCCCTAGTGGGGCTGGGAGTCGGGGCTAATGGAGGCGTGACTGTGGCTGACATGGACCACATAGAACGCTCCAACCTCAGCAGGCAGTTCCTCTTCAGGCCTCAGGACATTGGG aggCCCAAGGCAGAGGTGGCTGTAACAGCAGCCCAGCGTCTAAACCCAGACCTAAACGTGACCTCGTGTACCTACCCGCTGGATCCCACCACAGAGCACATCTATGGTGATGACTTCTTCTCCAGGGTGAATGGTGTTGTTGCTGCTTTGGACAGCTTCGAGGCCC GGCACTATGTTGCTGCCCGATGCACCCACTACCTGCGACCACTGCTGGAGGCGGGCACACGGGGAACCCGGGGGAGTGCTTCAGTGTTTGTGCCGAATGTGACCGAAGCCTACAAAGGTCCTACCTCAGCTGCAGCTTCGGAGGGTGCTTCCTATCCTCTGTGCACCTTGCGGTATTTCCCCAGCACAGTGGAGCACATCCTGCAG tgggCCCGGGATGAATTTGAGGGACTCTTCAGACAATCTGCAGAGACCATCAACTGCTACCAAGA gaCAGGCACTTCCGTGTTGGCCATGGATCGGACAACCTTACTGCGGCAAGTGATGGGTGTCCTGAAGATGCGCCCACGGACCTGGCAAGACTGCGTGGTGTGGGCTCTAGGCCACTGGCAACTCTGCTTCCGTGACGGCATTGTAGAGCTGCTGAGACACCTCCCATGTGATAAA cctctgtttcctcaggTGCTTCAGGATGGAACTCTGTTCTGGTCAGGATCCAAAAGGTGTCCACAGCCCTTGCAATTTGACCCCAACCAA GGCATGCATTTCCTCTACGTGCTGGCTGCTGCCAACCTGTATTCACAAATGCATGGGCTGCCTGGCTCACGAGACCAGACTGCACTCAGGGAACTGCTGAGGCTGCTGCCAGAGCCTGATTCTGCGCACCCCAACCTCATCTCTGCTGACACTTTAACTCCTGCTGAGCTTG GCCCCGAGCAGTTGAAGGAACTGCAGGAATCCTTGGAAGACTGGAGCAAGGGCCCTCCGCTGAAAcctgtgctgtttgggaag GCCATGGGAGCAGCCCCCGCCCCATGCACCTCATCTGCACCGTGTGGTAAAGGAGAAGATGGTAGCTACCCACTCACAAAACCGTACAAAGACCAGTCAGTGGCATCCAGTTGGCCATGGGGAGGGACACCACCGCAGAGCCAACACCTCCGTGACAGGGACGCCACCTCAGCGCTAACACTGCTGTGA